Proteins from one Sarcophilus harrisii chromosome 2, mSarHar1.11, whole genome shotgun sequence genomic window:
- the GINS4 gene encoding DNA replication complex GINS protein SLD5 translates to MTEETDFTEQDSDGGSEEVVLTPAELIGRLEQAWLNEKFSPELLENKSEIVECVIEQLDHMEKNLRRAKKGDLKVNIHHMEVERIRYVLSSYLRCRLMKIEKFFPHVLEKEKTRSKGELSILSPEEFAFAKEYMANMETYLKAVALRHMPPNLQKVDLLRLVPKPDLDSYVFLRVKERQENILVEPETDEQREYVIDLEEGSQHLIRYKTIAPLVASGAVQLI, encoded by the exons atgaCAGAAGAGACAGATTTCACTGAACAAGACTCTGATGGAGGTAGTGAGGAGGTGGTACTAACTCCTGCAGAACTTATTGGAAGACTGGAGCAG GCTTGgctaaatgaaaaattttccccTGAGCTACTGGAGAACAAATCCGAAATTGTAGAATGTGTCATAGAACAGTTGGATCATATG GAAAAGAATCTCAGACGAGCAAAGAAAGGTGATTTGAAGGTTAACATCCACCATATGGAAGTAGAAAGAATCCGCTACGTCCTGAGCAGCTACTTGAGGTGTCGACTGATGAAG ATAGAGAAGTTTTTCCCTCAtgttcttgaaaaggaaaagacacGGTCTAAAGGAGAACTTTCTATTCTTTCCCCAGAAGAGTTTGCCTTTGCCAAAGA GTACATGGCCAACATGGAAACCTATCTGAAAGCTGTGGCCTTAAGGCACATGCCTCCTAACTTGCAAAAGGTGGATCTCCTAAGGTTAG TTCCCAAACCTGACTTAGATTCATATGTATTTCTGAGAGTGAAGGAAAGACAAGAAAACATTTTGGTAGAGCCAGAGACGGATGAACAAAG agaatATGTGATTGACTTGGAGGAAGGTTCTCAACATTTGATCAGATACAAAACCATTGCACCTCTAGTGGCTTCTGGAGCTGTACAATTGATTTAA